TTTCCTTGTTTAATTCGGACACATTTGACAAATAAATGAGAAAAACATCGGGAAAAACTTCTCTTCAAAGCTTATTGATCGGAATTTTTAGATATACGGAGCCATTGTCCTCCGCCGGCGGCATATTCCCCGCCCGCACATTCACCTGAATCGCCGGCAGCAACAGCGTTGGCATGCCCAGCCCGGCATCACGCTGGGTGCGCATGGCGACGAACGCCGCTTCGTCGATGCCGTCATGGACGTGGATATTGCTTTTGCGTTGCTCGCCGACCGTGGTCATGCAGCGGGATTCGCGGCCTTCGGGTGGGTAGTCGTGGCAGACGTAGAGCCGGACACTGGCGGGGAAGGCCAGCAGTTTTTGGATCGAGGCGAACATCTGGTGGGCATTGCCGCCGGGGAAGTCGCAACGGGCCGTGCCCACGTCTGGCATGAACAAAGTATCGCCTACCAGAATCACGTCACCGTCGATCAAATAGGCCATGTCCGCCGGGGTGTGGCCGGGCACATGCAGGGCCGTGGCCTTGAGGTGGCCGATCATGAATGATTCGTCCGGGGCGAACAGGTGGTCGAATTGCGAACCGTCACTGCGAAATGTCGGCTCAAGGTTGAACAGGGCCTTGAACACGCCCTGGACCTTGCTGATCGACTGGCCGATGGTGATTTTCCCGCCCAGCTCGCGACGCAGATACGGTGCGGCGGACAGGTGATCGGCATGGGCGTGGGTTTCCAGCAGCCATTGCACTTGCAGTTGATGCTTGCGAACGAAGGCGATGATTTTGTCCGCCTGGGTGGTGGCGGTGCGACCGGCGGCGGGGTCGTAGTCGAGGACCGGGTCGACGATGGCGCATTGACTGCCAGCACCTTCATGAATCACGTAGCTGTAGGTCGAGGAGGCAGGGTCTAAAAAAGCTTCAATCAAGGCAGGCATGGTGGCCGTTTCTTTCAGGACGAGCCAAGAGGGTAGTGTCATTTTCCCTGCGCTGACCAGCCCCGCGTTAAATGCTGAAGGAAAAAATTCGCACGGGCTCTATCCTGTCAGACATCGATACCGGGCGTTCCCGGCTTTTTCCCACGGATTACGAGCGTTTTATGCTGTTGGCAGGTTTTTTTGGCGTGGTGATGGGCCTCGTCCTGGGATTGACCGGGGCAGGGGGCGGCATTCTTGCGGTGCCGGCCTTGGTGCTGGGGCTGGGATTGACCATGACCCAGGCTGCGCCGGTGGCGTTGTTTGCGGTGGGCAGCGCGGCAGCGGTCGGGGCCATTGATGGTTTGCGCCATGGCCTGGTGCGCTATCGCGCGGCGTTGCTGATCGCACTGCTGGGGGCGATTTTTTCGCCGGTCGGCATCTACCTCGCCCATCAGTTGCCGGAAAAAATCCTGATGATTCTGTTCAGTCTGCTGATGGTCATGGTGGCCTGGCGGATGCTGCGTCGCGAGCGCCAGGAAGAAGGACCGAGCGACCACGGCCACGCCAACTGGGGTCAGAAGAACTGCATGCTCGATCAGCAGACCGGGCGTTTTTCCTGGACCGCCAAATGCACCGCGACCCTCGCGGCATTGGGCGCGGTGACCGGCGTTGTTTCCGGGTTGCTCGGGGTCGGTGGCGGCTTCTTGATTGTCCCTGCCTTCAAGCAACTGACCGATGTGCAGATGCGCGGCATCGTCGCCACCTCCTTGATGGTGATCAGCCTGATTTCCGCCATCGGTGTGATCGGGGCGTTTCATGCCGGGGTCAGGATCGACGCATTGGGTGTGGCGTTCATTGTTGCCAGCGTGGTCGGCATGATCGCTGGCCGACAACTGAGCGCGCGCGTCCCGGCCCGGGCCCTGCAAATCGGTTTTGCCAGCGTGTGTGTCGTGGTCGCGGCCTACATGCTGTTCAGAGCGGCGACCTAGCCGGTCTTACACCTAAAGTTCCGGGCCGTGCCTGAGCCCGGTCTTACACCGAATTTGCCGCTCACGCCCGGCCACTCCAAAGCACTTCAAAACCGCCCCCAAGGCAGCGTATGCCGCCGCCCGTCCCCTTTCGATAATCGCCTCCGACATCCAGTCCCCCGCTGCGGAGCGCGTCATGCACAACAATAAGAACTTCAAGCATCGTTACTTGCCTGCCTTCATCGCCAGCCTCTCGACCCTCGGTTTGAGCACGATGGCCGAGGCCGAGATCGTGCTGTACGACAAGGACCAGACCACGTTCTCAACCGACGGCTACATCAACGCCTTCTACGTGAACAGCGATGTGGACCGTGCAGGCGACCAGTACGACCGGAAACAGGCGCGGGTGAAAATGGGCTATCTGCCCAATTACCTGGGTTTCAACATGGGCAAACAGGTCGATGACCTGAAGCTCGGTGCGCGGGCGTCGTTCTGGGTGACCATCAACGACAGCCAGACCAATGGCACCGACACCGCCATCGACGTGCGGCAGTTCTACGGCACCGTGGCCAATCCGGAATGGGGCGAAGTGTTGATCGGCAAGGACTTCGGCCTGTTCGCCCGCTCCAACATTCTGCTCGATGAAATGCTCGCCGGTTACGGCCAGGTCAGCGATACCCTGGGGTTGGTGGACGGTGGCGGCGTGTCGTTCGGCAATATCGGTACGGGTTACCCGTACCCGTTCCCGACCTCGCAGATCACCTATCGCACCCCGGTGATGGAGGGTTTGCGGGTGGCCGTTGGGATTCTCGACCCGGTGGACACCAACGACAGCAGCCCGTTGGGCAAGGCGTATCAGGAGAATCCGCGTACCGAGAGCGAGGTCACCTATCAGTTTGATGTCGGCGGCGCGAAGATTTACAGCTGGGTCAACGGCAGCTACCAGACGTCGGACAATACCGACTCCACCGTTGAATCGGTCACCTCCAAAGGCGTCGGCTACGGTGTGCAGGCGAAGATGGGCGGGTTGTCGCTGACCGGCTCCGGTTTCCAGGCCAAAGGGATTAACCCGTTCTTCACCAACAACGCCGGCGAACCGACCCTGCGCAACGTCGACAGCGACGGTTACTTGCTGCAAGGCTCGTACAAGCTGGGCAAAAACCGCCTGGCCTTGTCTTACGGCAAGACCAATGACGACGGCAATGGTGTGGTCGGCAGCGGCGCGGACTATGAAACCCGCGGCATTGCGTTGTTCCATGACGTCAACGACAACCTCAAACTCGTGGCCGAGTACAACCAGTTCGAAATCAACGGCCACGACACCAGCGCCCAGAACGAAGACACCGACACTTTTGCGGTGGGGGCGGTGTTGAACTGGTAACAAGCTGATCTGTGAACCCTACCGCTGTGGCGAGGGAGCTTGCTCCCGCTGGAGCGCGTAGCGGTCCCTATTCTGGTCGCGCATCGGCCGGTTGGGGGACTGCTGCGCAGTCCCGCGGGAGCAAGCTCCCTCGCCACAAAAGCTTCAGCCATCAAGCCGTCAACCCGCCGACTCTCATCCCATCGAAGCGGCTACCCGCTACCCAAGTAGCATACGTCGCAGCCCGCAGGCTTCGTACACTCGTGTCTCATACACGGGCACCTGCGGGGGTGGTCATGCAGCAGGTCCAGAGTGAAGGGGTGGTCAGCGGCATGTCCCAGGCCACCGATGCCCAACAAGTGGCTCAGGAGCTCGCGCGGCAGTTATTGCACCCGCATCTGGGCTTCGTGTTGTTCTTCTGCTCCGCCGAGTACGATTTGCAGGCGCTGGGCCAGGCCTTGCATCTGAGCTTCGGCGGCATTCGCCTGGTCGGCTGCACCAGCGCCGGGGAGATCACGCCCCTGGGCTACGGCCGCAATTGCGTGACGGCGGTGGGGTTCGACCATCGGCATTTTTCCATCGACGCCGAACTGATCAGCGAGATGGAGCGCTTCAGCCTGATCGACGCCCAGCAAATGGTCGAGCGCCTGGCCAGCGGCTGTCGCAGCAACACCCTGGCGCCGATCAAAGGCAACAGCTTTGCCCTGACCTTGCTCGATGGTCTTTCCAGCCGCGAAGAAATGGTCCTCGCTGCGTTGAGCGCGGCGTTGGGCGACATCCCGCATTTCGGCGGTTCGGCCGGCGATGACAACTACCTGACCCACACCCACGTCTATTTCGGCGGCGAGTTTCACAGCGGCGCGGCGGTGGTGGTGCTGGTCAACACCTGGCTGGATTTCGAGGTGTTCACCACGCACCACATCTTGCCGAGGGCGGAGAAACTGGTGGTCACCGGAGCCGACAGCGCCTCGCGCCGGGTCTTTGAACTGAATGCCGAGCCGGCTGCCGAGGAGTACGCCCGACACATCGGCGTGCCGGTGGCCGAACTCGATCACCGGGTCTTCGCCGCTCACCCCTTGGCGGTGCGGATCAACGATCAGTATTACGTGCGGGCGATCCAGCAGGTTCATCCAGACCTGAGCCTGAGTTTCTACTGTGCCGTGGAAAACGGCATCGTCCTCACCGTCATGACCCCCGGCCCGATGCTGCCGAATCTGCAAACCTTGTTCGAAGGCTTGCAGGAGCGCCTCGGCGATCTGTTACTGACCATCGGCTGTGACTGTTTTCTCAGGCGTCTGGAGCTGGAAGACGGCGGCAGCCTGGAGCAGATCGGAACGTTTTTGCGCGACCAACGGGTGATGGGTTTCAACACCTACGGAGAACAGTTCAATGGCATGCACATCAACCAGACCTTCACCGGGGTTGCCATTGCCCGAGGCCGGTCCCCTGGACATCGTTGAGCTGCAGGCGCAGCTCGCCAGCCTGCGCCACGACAACCATAAACTGCAGCGCATCAACGGCGCGCTGATCGAGCGGATCGAATCCGGCGTCACGCGCGGCAATGATCCCTACGCGGCGTTCCAGCATTCGGTGGTGCTAGCCGAGCAGGTGCGTGAGCGGACCGATGCCTTGAACCAGGCCATGGCCGAGCTCAAGTCGGGCAATCACTTGCTCAGCGAAGCGCGCCTGCGGGCGGAAACCGCGCATCAGCATCTGATCGATGCCATCGAGAGCATTTCCGATGCCTTTGTGCTGTTCGATGCCGAGCAGCGCATCGTTTTGTTCAACAGCCGTTTCAAGGCGTTCTGGGACAACAGCCGGGTGCGGATCAACGCCGGCATGCGCCTGGTCGAGGTGAAACGGCTGATGTCCGCCACCGGGTTGTTCACGGAAGAACCCCGTGGGCATGCCGACGAAAACCTGATCTATCGCTTGCAGGACGGCCGCTGGCTGCAAGTCAGCGAACGGCCCACGCAGGAAGGTGGGCGGGTGATCCTGTTCACCGACATTACTGACGTCAAACTCAGCGAAACCGTGCGCCGCGAGCAAGCCGTGGCGCAGAAATCGCACTTGCTGCAACGGGCGGTCGACAACCTGTCCCAAGGCGTGGCCATGGTCAATGCCGAAGGCATCCTGGAACTGTGGAACCGGCGCTTCCTCGAACTGAGCGGGCTCGCCCCGGTGGCGGCCCATCGGCCGTTTGCCGAAGTGATCGGCGACAGCGAGTTGACCCTGCTGACCCCGGCCAGTCGCGATGCCAACGGGCGGCACGTGCAGGAATGCGAGCAACGTCTTTACGATGGCCGGGTGCTGGAAATCCGCACGCATCCGTTGCCCACCGGTGGCTTCGTCAATACCTTCACCGACATCACCGAACGTTACCAGCACGCCGAAGCCCTCAGCGAAAGCGAGCGCTGGATTCGCCTGATCACCGACCATGTCCCCGCGTTGATCGCCTACCTCAATGCCGATCTGGTCTACGAATTCACCAACAAGGTCTACGAAGAATGGTACTGCTGGCCTCGCGGCGTGATGCTCGGGCAGAGCCTGCGCGAAGTTCACAGCGCGCAGCATTACCAGCGCCTCGAGGCCTACGTGGCCAGGGCCTTGGCCGGTGAGAGCGTGACGTTCGAATTTGCCGAAACCAACATCAACAATCAGGAGCGCTACATGCTGCGCTCCTACGTGCCCAATCGCCTGGCCACCGGGGAAGTGGTGGGGATCTTCGTGTTGATCCGTGACATCACCGAGCGCCGCCGCACGGCCGAGGCGCTGCACCAGGCTTATCAGAATCTTGAGTTGCGGGTACGCGAACGGACCACCGAACTGACCACCCTCAATGACCAATTGCTGCGTGAAATCGACGAGCGCCGGCGCGTGGAATCGCGTTTGCGCGAGGCCAAACTTGAGGCGGAGCAGGCCAACCTGTCAAAAACCAAGTTTCTCGCCGCCGTGAGTCACGACCTGCTGCAACCGCTCAACGCGGCTCGGCTATTCACCAGCGCTTTGCTGGAACGTCGCGAGCCGGTGGCCAATGCGATTTTGGTGCGCAATGTCAGCAATTCGCTGGAGGACGTGGAAAACCTGCTAGGCACGCTGGTGGATATTTCCAAACTGGATGCCGGGGTGATCAAAGCCGACATCGCGCCGTTCGCCCTGAGCGAGCTGCTGGAAAACCTCGCGGCCGAGTACACACAGGTGGCCCGCAATGAAGGGCTGGAGCTGCATTTCATCCCGTGTTCGGCGCTGGTGCGCAGCGACATTCAGTTGCTGGCGCGGATCCTGCGCAATCTGCTGAGCAACGCCATTCGTTATACCTACAGCGGTCGGGTGGTGCTCGGATGTCGGCGTCATCATCAGCGGTTGACGATCGAGGTGTGGGACAGCGGGATGGGCATTGCCGAAAATCGACTGGAAGAGATTTTCCAGGAGTTCAAACGGGGCGATGTGCAGCGTCCGGATCAGGACCGTGGGTTGGGGCTGGGGCTGGCCATCGTCGAGAAGATTGCCGGGATTCTCGGTCATCGCGTTCATGTGCGTTCGTGGCCGGGCAAGGGCTCGATGTTTTCCGTCGAGGTGCCATTGAGCGCCACGGCTCCGAAGGCTCAGCCAGCGTTGTTGATGAGTGAGCCGATGCTTGAGCGTCTGCGCGGAGCGCGGGTGTGGGTGCTGGATAACGACGCGGCGATTTGCGCTGGCATGCGCACGTTGCTGGAAGGGTGGGGGTGTCGGGTGGTCACGGCACTGTCGGAGCAGGACCTGGCGCGGCAGGTGGACAACTACCACGAAGAAGCCGACTTGCTGATCGCCGACTATCACCTCGATGACGAGCAGAACGGCGTCGATGCCGTGGCCCGGATCAACGCCCGGCGCGGTTCAGCGATCCCGGCGATGATGATTACCGCCAACTACAGCAATGAGCTCAAGCAGCAGATTCGCGAGTTGGGGCATACGTTGATGCATAAGCCTGTACGGCCGATGAAGCTGAAAACGGCAATGAGTCATTTGCTTGGCCCATCCCGTTAGCCGCGTCGGGCATCAGACCTGTGGTGACTAGGCTTTCTGTGGCGAGGGAGCTTGCTCCCGTCCGGCTGCGAAGCAGTCGTAAATCAGGCGACTCGGTTTACCTGGAAGTTTGAAGGGGGCCGCTTCGCGACCCAACGGGAACAAGCTCCCTCGCCACAGGGATCTGGGAATGCCCAACATTCAGCGCCGCAGATAAGACCCGAAATCAATATCCCCAGCACTCAGAATCGCTTGCACCCGGTTGTGCACATTGAGTTTGCGCAAGATCGCCGAGACATGCGCCTTGACTGTGGTTTCGGCGATTTCCAGGGTGTAGGCGATCTGCTTGTTCGATTCACCCTTGGTCATGCGTTCCAGCACCAGCAACTGCTTGCGGGTCAGCGCCTGGAGCAGTTCGGGCGGGAAGCTCGGGTTGTCATTCATGCGCCGATGGGTGCCTGACTTTTGTGTGCGAATGATGTCCGGCGGCAAGTACACATTGCCATTGAGAATCTGCTGGATGGCCTCGGTCATCTGCACCCGGGGCGAGGATTTGGTGATGAAACCCACTGCGCCATAGGTGATGGCTTGCAGCACGATCTGCTTGTCCTGCTCGGCTGAAACAATCACCACCGGAATGGTCGGCGCCTCGTTGCGCAGGTTGATCAGGCCATTGAGGCCGTGCATGCCCGGCATGTTCAGGTCGAGCAGGATCAGGTCCAGGTCGTCGTGCTCCTGAGTCAGCAGCAGGGCACTGTCGAGATCGGCGGTTTCCATCACCTCGCTGCCCGGAAAACCATCGCTGATGACGTTATGAATGGCTTCGCGAAACAGCGGGTGATCGTCGGCAATCAGAATTTTGTACATAGCCTTTCACCTCATTATTTTCATTATGGTGTGGCAACAACACGCACGCGTAAAGGTCAGGGGAAGGGCTCGGGCCGGGCCGGTTCAACGGGCAGGTTGGCGGCTTGCCAGGCGTCCAGGCCGTCGCGGTACCAATACAGTGTCTTATAGCCCATGGCCGCGGCGCGTTTTACCGCATTCCAGCTCAGCCAGCAGTCGGAGCGGCAGTAGAAGACCAGCGGTTGCGCCAAGTCTCCTGCGGTCAATGCGTTCAGGTTACGCGCAAAATAGCCCTGCCAGTCAGCTGTGAGGTCGCCGTCGCCGGTATTGGCCAGCCAATGGCTGCCGGGCAGGTTCTCGTGGGGCTGGTCTTCGATGAATCGTCCTTGCAGCCATTGGCGGCGATAAACGTCGATCAACACCGGACGCGGTGTCTGGGTGAGCAGGGTTTGCAGGGCGGCGGTGTCGACGATGGCCGCGCCTTGAAGCTGATTCGGGGTCGGGCTGCGATAGAGGTTGATGCGATAGCCGTCGGCGGAGAACAGCGGTGTATCGGCGTGCGCGGCGCCCAGCAGCAGGCTCAGCGACAGCGCAGCAAGGGAAGGGCGCAACAGACGACGTTGGGCACGTGGCATGGGGGTTCAATCCTTATAGTTATGAACCCATTACATGCCAGTCTCGGGGCGTTGGGAATGCGACGATAGACAGGAAAACCAGTACTAAAGTAGTAATTTCCCTGGCCAGTGCACCACAAATCCCCTGTGGGAGTGAGCCTGCTCGCGATGGCGGCTTAACATTCAATATCTCTATTGACTGACACTCCGCTATCGCGAGCAGGCTCGCTCCCACAGGGGGTTTTCATTTGTTCGCAATATCTGTAGGACGCAGATCCCCTGTGGGAGCGAGTCTGCTCCCACAGGGGGATTGATGGTGTCAGCTGGTTTTGCGCAGCGCGGCGTGTTGCGGGTTGAAAGTGAGGACAGCGAGCAGGGCGAACAGCAGCGTCAGCCCCATGCACACCGCCAGCGCCAGCGGATTGAAACGCTCATACAGGGCAAACCGCACCAGTTCCACAGCGTGGGTAAACGGGTTCAGCGCGCACAGCCAGTACAGCCACTCGCTGGATTCGCGCATCTTCCACAGCGGATACAACGCCGACGACAGGAAAAACAGCGGGAAGATCACGAAATTCATCACCCCGGCGAAGTTCTCCAGTTGCCGGATCGCATTGGACAGCAGCAGGCCCAGCGCACTGAGCATCAACGCCACCAGCAACAACGCCGGCAAGGCGATCAACAGCCCCATGGCCGGTGGCTGCACGCCGTACACCCAGGCAATCGCCAGAAAGGCATACACCTGCAACAGCGAAATCAGCGAAGTGGCCAACAGTTTGCTGCACAGCAGGAAGGTCCGGGGCAGGGGGCTGGTCAGCAGCACGCGCATGCTGCCCATCTCCCGGTCGTAAACCATCGACAGCGAACCTTGCATGCCGTTGAACAGCAGGATCATGCAGGCCAGCCCCGGGATGATGTAGACCTCATACGGAATGTAGGTGTCGTAGGGCTCAATGATCGCGATCCCGAGGGCCGCGCGAAAACCGGCGGCGAACACCAGCAGCCACAGCAATGGCCGCACCAGCGCGCTGAGAAACCGCGTGCGCTGCAACACAAAGCGCAGCCATTCACGCAGCACGATGCCGCTGAAGCATTGCCAATACGCATTCATCTCGCGGCTCCTGATGTCGTGAGGCGAGTGAAGGCCGAACCGAGGTCGCCGCCATGCGCCTGGCTCAAGGCATCAGCCTGCCCGCTGGCCACCAGACGGCCCTGATGAAGAATCAGCAAGTCATCGCTCGGCTGCACTTCATCCAGCAAGTGGGTGGTCCAGAGCACGCTGATGTGCTGCTCGCGACACAGGTCGCGAATGTGTTGATTGAGCGCCAGCCGGCTGGCCGGATCGAGGCCGACACTGGCCTCGTCGAGCAGCAACAGCCGTGGCTCATGCAGCAAGGCGCGGGCGATTTCCACCCGGCGCCGGTGACCGCCATTGAGTTCACGCACCCGCTCGCGACGGCGTTCGGTCAGCGCCTGCCGCGCCAGTTCGGCGTTGACCCGCAGGCCGGTCTGGCGCCGGGACATGCCATGCAGCGCGGCGTGATAACGCAGGTTCTGCTCGACACTGAGGTCCAGGTCCAGCGTGCTTTGCTGGAACACCACGCCCAATTGCTTGAGCGCCGGACGCGCCGCGTTGCGCAAGGAGCAGCCGCCGACCCGGATGTCCCCACGCTGCAAATCATAGAGCCGGGTGAGCAGGGCAATCAGCGTCGATTTGCCCGCGCCGTTCGGCCCCAGCAACGCCGCGAAACGCCCGGGCGCCAGGCTGAAATTCACCTGCCGCAACGCCTCCCGCGCGCCATAGGCGAAGCTCAGTTCGCTGACTTCCAGTGCGTTCATGGCGTCACCACCACGCCCCACGGATAGCGCCCGACTTTCACCGATTTGGTCACTTTGAGGCTGTCGACATCAATCACCGATACATCGCCGCTGACGCCGTTGGTGGCCAGCAACTGTTTTTGATCGGGGGTGAACGACATCTGCCAGACCCGACGACCGACCAACAGATAATCAAGAATCTCGAAGGTCTTGGCGTCAATCACCGCCACATGATTGGCCGGGCCTAGGGCGACGAAACCGTACTTGCCGTCGGCGCTGAGCTTGATGCCCACCGGCTGGACCTTGTCCGGGTGCACGCCCTTGATCTGGAAAGTCAGGGTCTTGAGGACCTTGCGGGTGGCGACGTCGAGAATGGTCACCGTGCCGCCGATTTCCGCCGAGGCCCAGAGTTGCGAGCCTTCAGGTGAAAACTCGACGAAACGCGGCCGCTGATCGACCAGGGTGCTGTCGGCCAGGGTCTGGGTGCTGGTGTCGATCCAGTGCAGCATGTTGGTGGTTTCGCTGGTGTTCACCGCCCACTTGCCGTCGGGGCTGACGGCCATGCCTTCG
This region of Pseudomonas mandelii genomic DNA includes:
- a CDS encoding MBL fold metallo-hydrolase; protein product: MPALIEAFLDPASSTYSYVIHEGAGSQCAIVDPVLDYDPAAGRTATTQADKIIAFVRKHQLQVQWLLETHAHADHLSAAPYLRRELGGKITIGQSISKVQGVFKALFNLEPTFRSDGSQFDHLFAPDESFMIGHLKATALHVPGHTPADMAYLIDGDVILVGDTLFMPDVGTARCDFPGGNAHQMFASIQKLLAFPASVRLYVCHDYPPEGRESRCMTTVGEQRKSNIHVHDGIDEAAFVAMRTQRDAGLGMPTLLLPAIQVNVRAGNMPPAEDNGSVYLKIPINKL
- a CDS encoding sulfite exporter TauE/SafE family protein, giving the protein MLLAGFFGVVMGLVLGLTGAGGGILAVPALVLGLGLTMTQAAPVALFAVGSAAAVGAIDGLRHGLVRYRAALLIALLGAIFSPVGIYLAHQLPEKILMILFSLLMVMVAWRMLRRERQEEGPSDHGHANWGQKNCMLDQQTGRFSWTAKCTATLAALGAVTGVVSGLLGVGGGFLIVPAFKQLTDVQMRGIVATSLMVISLISAIGVIGAFHAGVRIDALGVAFIVASVVGMIAGRQLSARVPARALQIGFASVCVVVAAYMLFRAAT
- a CDS encoding porin — its product is MHNNKNFKHRYLPAFIASLSTLGLSTMAEAEIVLYDKDQTTFSTDGYINAFYVNSDVDRAGDQYDRKQARVKMGYLPNYLGFNMGKQVDDLKLGARASFWVTINDSQTNGTDTAIDVRQFYGTVANPEWGEVLIGKDFGLFARSNILLDEMLAGYGQVSDTLGLVDGGGVSFGNIGTGYPYPFPTSQITYRTPVMEGLRVAVGILDPVDTNDSSPLGKAYQENPRTESEVTYQFDVGGAKIYSWVNGSYQTSDNTDSTVESVTSKGVGYGVQAKMGGLSLTGSGFQAKGINPFFTNNAGEPTLRNVDSDGYLLQGSYKLGKNRLALSYGKTNDDGNGVVGSGADYETRGIALFHDVNDNLKLVAEYNQFEINGHDTSAQNEDTDTFAVGAVLNW
- the nosP gene encoding nitric oxide-sensing protein NosP; the protein is MQQVQSEGVVSGMSQATDAQQVAQELARQLLHPHLGFVLFFCSAEYDLQALGQALHLSFGGIRLVGCTSAGEITPLGYGRNCVTAVGFDHRHFSIDAELISEMERFSLIDAQQMVERLASGCRSNTLAPIKGNSFALTLLDGLSSREEMVLAALSAALGDIPHFGGSAGDDNYLTHTHVYFGGEFHSGAAVVVLVNTWLDFEVFTTHHILPRAEKLVVTGADSASRRVFELNAEPAAEEYARHIGVPVAELDHRVFAAHPLAVRINDQYYVRAIQQVHPDLSLSFYCAVENGIVLTVMTPGPMLPNLQTLFEGLQERLGDLLLTIGCDCFLRRLELEDGGSLEQIGTFLRDQRVMGFNTYGEQFNGMHINQTFTGVAIARGRSPGHR
- the nahK gene encoding hybrid sensor histidine kinase/response regulator NahK/ErcS'; the protein is MPEAGPLDIVELQAQLASLRHDNHKLQRINGALIERIESGVTRGNDPYAAFQHSVVLAEQVRERTDALNQAMAELKSGNHLLSEARLRAETAHQHLIDAIESISDAFVLFDAEQRIVLFNSRFKAFWDNSRVRINAGMRLVEVKRLMSATGLFTEEPRGHADENLIYRLQDGRWLQVSERPTQEGGRVILFTDITDVKLSETVRREQAVAQKSHLLQRAVDNLSQGVAMVNAEGILELWNRRFLELSGLAPVAAHRPFAEVIGDSELTLLTPASRDANGRHVQECEQRLYDGRVLEIRTHPLPTGGFVNTFTDITERYQHAEALSESERWIRLITDHVPALIAYLNADLVYEFTNKVYEEWYCWPRGVMLGQSLREVHSAQHYQRLEAYVARALAGESVTFEFAETNINNQERYMLRSYVPNRLATGEVVGIFVLIRDITERRRTAEALHQAYQNLELRVRERTTELTTLNDQLLREIDERRRVESRLREAKLEAEQANLSKTKFLAAVSHDLLQPLNAARLFTSALLERREPVANAILVRNVSNSLEDVENLLGTLVDISKLDAGVIKADIAPFALSELLENLAAEYTQVARNEGLELHFIPCSALVRSDIQLLARILRNLLSNAIRYTYSGRVVLGCRRHHQRLTIEVWDSGMGIAENRLEEIFQEFKRGDVQRPDQDRGLGLGLAIVEKIAGILGHRVHVRSWPGKGSMFSVEVPLSATAPKAQPALLMSEPMLERLRGARVWVLDNDAAICAGMRTLLEGWGCRVVTALSEQDLARQVDNYHEEADLLIADYHLDDEQNGVDAVARINARRGSAIPAMMITANYSNELKQQIRELGHTLMHKPVRPMKLKTAMSHLLGPSR
- a CDS encoding response regulator transcription factor, yielding MYKILIADDHPLFREAIHNVISDGFPGSEVMETADLDSALLLTQEHDDLDLILLDLNMPGMHGLNGLINLRNEAPTIPVVIVSAEQDKQIVLQAITYGAVGFITKSSPRVQMTEAIQQILNGNVYLPPDIIRTQKSGTHRRMNDNPSFPPELLQALTRKQLLVLERMTKGESNKQIAYTLEIAETTVKAHVSAILRKLNVHNRVQAILSAGDIDFGSYLRR
- a CDS encoding PQQ-dependent catabolism-associated CXXCW motif protein, which produces MPRAQRRLLRPSLAALSLSLLLGAAHADTPLFSADGYRINLYRSPTPNQLQGAAIVDTAALQTLLTQTPRPVLIDVYRRQWLQGRFIEDQPHENLPGSHWLANTGDGDLTADWQGYFARNLNALTAGDLAQPLVFYCRSDCWLSWNAVKRAAAMGYKTLYWYRDGLDAWQAANLPVEPARPEPFP
- a CDS encoding ABC transporter permease, with product MNAYWQCFSGIVLREWLRFVLQRTRFLSALVRPLLWLLVFAAGFRAALGIAIIEPYDTYIPYEVYIIPGLACMILLFNGMQGSLSMVYDREMGSMRVLLTSPLPRTFLLCSKLLATSLISLLQVYAFLAIAWVYGVQPPAMGLLIALPALLLVALMLSALGLLLSNAIRQLENFAGVMNFVIFPLFFLSSALYPLWKMRESSEWLYWLCALNPFTHAVELVRFALYERFNPLALAVCMGLTLLFALLAVLTFNPQHAALRKTS
- a CDS encoding ABC transporter ATP-binding protein yields the protein MNALEVSELSFAYGAREALRQVNFSLAPGRFAALLGPNGAGKSTLIALLTRLYDLQRGDIRVGGCSLRNAARPALKQLGVVFQQSTLDLDLSVEQNLRYHAALHGMSRRQTGLRVNAELARQALTERRRERVRELNGGHRRRVEIARALLHEPRLLLLDEASVGLDPASRLALNQHIRDLCREQHISVLWTTHLLDEVQPSDDLLILHQGRLVASGQADALSQAHGGDLGSAFTRLTTSGAAR
- a CDS encoding YVTN family beta-propeller repeat protein, which produces MRRTLLSCALLLAAGHAAASTAWVSNEKDNTLSLIDLQTLQVTDTLPVGQRPRGLLLSHDNKLLYICASDSDRVQVMDVATRKIIKELPSGKDPEQFALHPNNRWLYVSNEDDALVTVIDTETSKVLSQISVGVEPEGMAVSPDGKWAVNTSETTNMLHWIDTSTQTLADSTLVDQRPRFVEFSPEGSQLWASAEIGGTVTILDVATRKVLKTLTFQIKGVHPDKVQPVGIKLSADGKYGFVALGPANHVAVIDAKTFEILDYLLVGRRVWQMSFTPDQKQLLATNGVSGDVSVIDVDSLKVTKSVKVGRYPWGVVVTP